The following nucleotide sequence is from Verrucomicrobiota bacterium.
TGAGTTTTGCGCAAGCCGAGTATGAAGGGAAGAAGCGTGTAACGCGGAGGGCGAAGTTCCTGGGTGAGATGGAGGAAGTAGTGCCGTGGGAGAGGCTGGTA
It contains:
- a CDS encoding IS5/IS1182 family transposase; the encoded protein is MEKQLSFAQAEYEGKKRVTRRAKFLGEMEEVVPWERLV